DNA sequence from the Planococcus antarcticus DSM 14505 genome:
TTAAATATTACTTTTAAATTTAAAGTAATAGTAAATAATATAATATCAATAAAAAACATTGTTGCAAAGCTATTATTATAAATTATATGATTAAGTAATAGTTAAACCCGAAAAGGTAATAGTTAAACCCGAAAAGGTAATAGTTAGAACCCGAAAAGGTAATAGTTAAACCCGAAAAGGTAATAGTTAAACCCGAAAAGGTAATAGTTAGAGTGAAAAAAACCAGTCATACCAAGGGCTCAGAGCCTCCCTAAAACAGTTAAAACAATTAAAACAAAGTAATTAAAAACACCAACAACACACGCGCAGGCGCGCAAGGAAGTTGGTGGTGGGGAATAAATGGGACCGAAAATGTGATAGTTCAAAAAACAGAAGAAAAACCCTTTCTAGAAAAGGACAGGTCTTTCTCCGTGTTCAAGTATTCGTTAAACGCTCAAAAACCACTCTAGAAACGTTTGTAAGGGGAAAATCGAATATACCCAAACCTATCGAGCTAAAAGGCCTTAAAACCCCCTCAAATGGATTTTTTCACCAATCTTTTTTTGATTGTGATCCAACTGCTGTTTTAACGTTTCTTTAATTTCCCTTTTAGTCTTAAACTGTAGTGGATTATCCAAAATACCAATGGAGTTAATAATGCATAAAATTTATGTTGCTCAGGTAACAAAAAAACTAAAACTAAAAATAGAATAACTGCTGATATAAGTAATATATAATCCCTTTTTTTATTCATTTAGGTTCTCTTGTTTCCTTTTTCGAATTCGCTTAAAAACAAAGGTGCTGATTGCTAATACCAATAGATTGACTCTGTTTTTATTTTCGTTGTGCATCTTTGATTTCTCCCTTCCCCATGCCTTAAAAAATACGTTCGTTTACAATCGAAATGTTTTCAAATTGCTTTCGATTTGCTCGTCCGTGATGCCAATGTAACGCAAGGTAATTTGCGGATGGGCATGATTCAAGATATTCTGCAGCTCGGCAATGTCTTTAAACTGCTTGTAATGCCAATAGCCAAATGTTTTGCGCAATGTATGCGTACCGATGCCCATGGAGATATCGACCATCTGTGCGGCTTTCTGAAGCTGTCTGTAGGCTTGAACGCGTGTAATCGGTCCAATTCCCTTCCGACTTGGAAAAAGCCACTGAGCGCCCTCTAACGTGCGAATATAGGCATCTAGTTCGTCGTAGATGTTGCCGAGGTGAATGGTTCGGCGTTTGCCGGTTTTGCCTTCCCGTAACGACACCACGTGCTTGCCCTGAATCTCGCTGGTTTTGATGGCTAACAGATCCCCAACCCGCAGCCCGGAATTGATGCCGAGAAGAAACAGGATGTAGTCCCGTTCGCCGCACCACTTCTTCAGGCTCCATTTCATGTCTTCGATCCGGTCCAGTGACCGGATCGGCTGGACGTCTTTAATTTCACGCTGCTTATTTCGCATGGTTCGCACCTCTTTCAAGACTTCTTATTGGTCAAAGGGCAGACGTGGATCTTCGTCTTTGTAAATGGAATACATGGTTCCAGCGCTTTTCATGGCAGAACAGTCCGTATCAGCACAAGCAAAAATATGGGTTTGTGTATCCGTGTAAACATTTACACCAAAGTAATAGGGAAATGCGCCACCTTTTGACGTGTCCATGCCTCTGTCGATTGCAATGATTTTCTCCTTGCCGGCAATCGTTTGGTAATCCGTGCTTTCCACCGTTTTCAGGACCATTTCGCTTAACGCGATTTCTTCCTCCGCTGTCGGTTGGGTTCCTCGTTTAACGAGAAGCCAATCCCCGAACACAAATAAATTAACACCTAAACTAACAATCACTAATCCTACCAGCAACTTCTTTTTCATAAATGCTTTTCCCCTTTATGGTCGTTTCTGTTTTCTCACAATGAATTGTTGTAAAGTTTGTGTTTAATTGGGTAAATACCGTATGTAGCGAACTACTCAAGGCATTTCGATCAAAAGAAAAAGAGCGCCGTCAACTAAAAACGAGCCCAGTAGAATCAAGGATTTGAATGTATCTTTTTTTCTAGTAAAATCAGTTTCGCTGGTTTTTCTTAGGAAGTCAATGGAATCGGGGATTTGAATGTAACATAATTAGTATTAAGTTACATTCAAATTTAACAAAAAGTCTCAAAAAATGATTCGTAAAAGTTAGTAACTCGGAGAGTAGATCCTGCCGGTATCCGTATCCAAGACAAAATCAACTTCTATATCCGCTGAATACGGAATTTGATCAAAGTTATGAAGCCGGCAAAACACATTGGCAAAGTCACGAGTCTCAAAAGTTAATTGGTCTGCTTGTCGATACATCTGCCTCAATTGCTGCTTGGAACATTTTTTACCGGTCAATAAGGCTTGGTTGAAGTAACCGTCAATTTCAATAATCATCATGATCACGGCTGGTTGCTAACCAGCTATATAGCTTAAATTTTCATTACTTTCCTTTTTCCTATGTTACTAGAATTAAGATAAATCAAGTACTTCGAATGTAACTTAATTGCTATTAAGTTACATTCATTTTCATAGTAAATAAGTTATTTTGAAAGTAGATATTTCAATTTACAAAATAATACTTTTTTAGTCAAAAATGTATTATTTACAAAATTTTTTATTAGATATATTGTAAAAAAGTACTATATAAATCAGGGAATTAGAAGGGGGAAAGAGAAAGATGAAGAAATTTTATTTAAATGCAATAGCTATAGTCTTTATGCTTAGTTTTTTAGGTGTAAACACTACTTTTGCCGAAGAACCTATTACTGAGACAGAGGATGTTTTTTTCGAGGAGCTTGTTACACCGGTAAGTCTTAGTTTAACAAATAAAAATGAGTTAAGAGATTTAGGTTTTACTGAAGAAGAATTGACTACCATGACTAACGATGAATTCGGAAAATACAAAGAATTAGATGGAGAACTTACTCAAAAAACTAATCATTTTTATGAAGTTACTACAGATTTATAC
Encoded proteins:
- a CDS encoding tyrosine-type recombinase/integrase, whose product is MRNKQREIKDVQPIRSLDRIEDMKWSLKKWCGERDYILFLLGINSGLRVGDLLAIKTSEIQGKHVVSLREGKTGKRRTIHLGNIYDELDAYIRTLEGAQWLFPSRKGIGPITRVQAYRQLQKAAQMVDISMGIGTHTLRKTFGYWHYKQFKDIAELQNILNHAHPQITLRYIGITDEQIESNLKTFRL